The Micrococcales bacterium region CCCACACGTGAGACCTCCAACGCCGTGAACGAACTCCAACCTCGCCACCCGAGCCGCCACCGAGGCCCGGGCCGACCTCAACCCAGCCGGTGCGCAGCGGCCCGGATCCGCTCGTCCGGCGCTGTGAGCGCCACCCGCACGTGACGCGCGCCGCCAGGGCCGTAGAAGTCCCCGGGGGCCACCAGGATCCCGCGCTCTGCGAGGTGGTAGACGGAATCCCAGCAGGGTTCGTCGCGAGTGGCCCACAGGTACAGCCCCGCCTCGGAGTGATCGATGCGGAAGCCCGCGCTCTGCAGGGCCGCTCGCAGCACCTGGCGCCGGCCCGCGTACAGCCCCCGCTGACTGCGCACGTGCTCATCGTCGGACAGCGCGGCGATCGCCGCCGACTGCACCGGCAGCGGCACCATCATCCCGAGGTGCTTGCGCACCTGCAGCAGACTGGCGATGAGGCGGGGATCGCCCACTGCGAACCCGAACCGGTATCCGGCCATATTCGACCGTTTGGACAGCGAGTGCACCGCCAGCAGCCCGGTGTGGTCACCGTCGCAGACATCCGGATGCAGGACGGAGAACGCCTCGGACTCCCAGCCCAGTTCGATGTAGCACTCGTCGCTGACCACGATCGACCCGTCGGCACGAGCTGCCGTCACGACGTCTCGTAGGGCTTGCACACCGAGCACCTCGCCCGTGGGGTTGGCCGGGCTGTTCAACCAGGTCAGGGCTGCCGACTGCCCCACGGTGGCCGTCCTGCAACCCGCGACCATCGCACCCACGCGGTAGGTGGGGTAGGCGATGGCAGGGGACGCGACGACGTCGTCCGGCCCGAGGCCGAGCAGTGTGGGCAACCAGGCCACGAACTCCTTGGTCCCGATCAGGGGCAGCACGTCCGCCGGCTCAGCGGACACTCCAAGGCGTCGGCTCAGCCAATCAGCGGCCGCCTGCCGCACCTGCGGGGTGCCGTGGACCGTGGGATACCCGGGGGCGTCGGACGCCTCGCACAGCGCCTCGCGGATGACTGCCGGGGTGGGGTCCACGGGCGTTCCCACGGACAGGTCGACGATGCCGCCAGGATGGGCCGATGCATTGTGTTTGGCCGCGGCCAGCGTGTCCCACGGGAAGTCGGGGAGGTGCACCTGTTACTCGTCGTGCTGCTGCGGGGGCAGCGCGGCGATGAAGTCCACGTCGTGGTCGATCTTGCCGAGTTTGGTGGCACCGCCCGGCGAGCCGATGTTGTTGAAGAAGTCCACGTTGGCCTGGGTGTACTCGGCCCACTCCTCCGGCACGTCGTCCTCGTAGTAGATGGCCTCGACAGGGCAAACCGGTTCACAGGCGCCGCAGTCCACGCACTCGTCGGGGTGGATGTACAGCATGCGCTCACCCTCGTAGATGCAGTCCACCGGACATTCGTCGATGCAGGCCTTGTCCTTCAGGTCCACACATGGCAACGCGATGATGTAGGTCACGACCACCCCTTTCTCGACTGCGCCGGAAGGCTCCCTCCTAGGCTATAGCGCGCGGTCGGCGATCACCCACCCGTCCCGGAGGTCACGGACCGGCGAGCCGGTGGTTCAGGTACAGCAGTGGCGGTGACCGCAGATCCTCGTGCACGATCCGGCGCACCCGGCCGACCACGATGCTGTGATCACCACCGGGGTGGATCGCCTCGGTGGTGCATGCGAGGTGCCCGATCGAGCCGGTGAGTACCGCGATGCCGTCTTCGTCGCGGGTGTACTCCACGAGGTCCATCTGCCTCTGCAGCGGCCGGCCCCGTTCGGCGAACCACCGGGCAACCGCGGCCTGATCGGCCGTGAGCAGGTTCACCACCCACTGGCTGCTGGCGTGGATCGCCTCGTGGAACCGCGAGTCCTGCTGCACGCAGAACAGGACCAACTCGGGCTCCAGCGACACCGACGTGAACGAGTTCGCAGTCATGGCATGATCGCCATCGTCGACGCGAGCGGTGACCACGACGACCCCGCTGGCCACGCGGGCCATCAGGCCCTTGAACGCGTCCTTCACCCCGCCAACGCTAGTGCGGGCAATCAGGAATCGCCCGACCTGGTCGGTGCCACCGACTCGTCGCGGACATCGACCACGTCTGCGCCCAGGATCTCCAGGATCTGCCCGCCGACGAGCTCGTGGCGGTCCAGCAGGGCGTCGCGCAACGCCTCCACCTGGGCGCGGTGGGTCTCGAGGACCCTGCGGGCAGCGAGTTTCTGCTCGGCGAGCAGCGTCTCGACGGATTCGCGGGCCCCGGTATCGGCGATCACCTGGCTGACGAGGTTCCCGCCCGCTGACGCTCCCGCGGACAGGCTGATCAGCGAGTGGACCATGCCTGCCGCGCCCACCATCTGTGCGGCCACGGTCGTCGCATAGTGGAGATCGGAACTCGGTCCGGTCGAGGACTCCCCGAAGAACACCTCCTCGGCGACCATGCCGCCGAAGGCGATCTGGATGAGTGCGAGCAGTTCGCTGCGACTGCGCGTGAACACGTCCTCGGTGTCATTGTGCGCCAGCATCCCGAGCGCATCCTTGCGCTTGACGATTGTGAGCACCTCGAGTCGTCGGTGCGGTGCGACGACATGCGCCACAACGGCGTGCCCTGCCTCGTGGGTGGCGATGAGACGGGCCTCGTGATCGGTGTAGGCGACCGGCTGCCCGAGTCCCACGTCGGCCACGAGTCGCGCCGCGTGGACGTCGCGCAGGCTCATCGACCGGGACCCGCGCCGCAGGGCCTCCACGAGAGCCTCATCGAAGAGGTTCTCCAGGCGGGCCGGGGTGTAGCCGGTGGTGAGAGCGGCCAGATCGTCGCGGGTGGTCGGGGCGTCGAGTTCGTCGTCATGAGAGCGGCGGTCGAGCATGAGGTCGATCAGGTCCCGGCGACCCTTCTTGGTCGGAGGCTCGAAGGTGAGGATCCGGTCGAAGCGCCCCGGCCGCATCAGCGCGGGGTCCAGCGCCGAGGACCGGTTGGTTGCGGCGATGAGCAGCACGTTCGCCGGTTGCGGCCTTGGCCGTGGGATCTGCCGGTGAGCCGGAAGCAGCAGGTTGAATGTGTCGACGAGCCGTCCGAGGGCCACCTGCCACCCGGTCGGTTCGTCGAAGGACTGCATCTGCACCAGTAGTTCGTTGACGACCCCGCCGGTTCCCTCGCTGACCACCGACGCGTTGCGCACCAGCCCACCGGCCGGCCCTGCACGCAGACCCTCCATGCCGCCGCACGCCAGCGCTGTGGCCGATGCGGACAGGCCCAGCCCGCCGCGCGCGGTAGCGATGGCGTC contains the following coding sequences:
- a CDS encoding succinyldiaminopimelate transaminase; protein product: MHLPDFPWDTLAAAKHNASAHPGGIVDLSVGTPVDPTPAVIREALCEASDAPGYPTVHGTPQVRQAAADWLSRRLGVSAEPADVLPLIGTKEFVAWLPTLLGLGPDDVVASPAIAYPTYRVGAMVAGCRTATVGQSAALTWLNSPANPTGEVLGVQALRDVVTAARADGSIVVSDECYIELGWESEAFSVLHPDVCDGDHTGLLAVHSLSKRSNMAGYRFGFAVGDPRLIASLLQVRKHLGMMVPLPVQSAAIAALSDDEHVRSQRGLYAGRRQVLRAALQSAGFRIDHSEAGLYLWATRDEPCWDSVYHLAERGILVAPGDFYGPGGARHVRVALTAPDERIRAAAHRLG
- a CDS encoding ferredoxin family protein, with the protein product MTYIIALPCVDLKDKACIDECPVDCIYEGERMLYIHPDECVDCGACEPVCPVEAIYYEDDVPEEWAEYTQANVDFFNNIGSPGGATKLGKIDHDVDFIAALPPQQHDE
- a CDS encoding flavin reductase produces the protein MKDAFKGLMARVASGVVVVTARVDDGDHAMTANSFTSVSLEPELVLFCVQQDSRFHEAIHASSQWVVNLLTADQAAVARWFAERGRPLQRQMDLVEYTRDEDGIAVLTGSIGHLACTTEAIHPGGDHSIVVGRVRRIVHEDLRSPPLLYLNHRLAGP
- a CDS encoding AAA family ATPase, which translates into the protein MLDAVATGRLRAADADVGRSREHGRQRRLLKIALILAVPAVWLWVRIVAGRGIDVTALSLPQIDPFLLIVGVFFLVLMGTLIGTTVVAGRSPHVTYRPEQIDVRFEDIKGIDAVKAEVVRSLNLFLAHRAFSEQMGGTPRRGLLFEGPPGTGKTYVAKALAGEADVPLLFVSATSFQSMYYGATARKIRSYFRTLRKTARREGGAIGFIEEIDAIATARGGLGLSASATALACGGMEGLRAGPAGGLVRNASVVSEGTGGVVNELLVQMQSFDEPTGWQVALGRLVDTFNLLLPAHRQIPRPRPQPANVLLIAATNRSSALDPALMRPGRFDRILTFEPPTKKGRRDLIDLMLDRRSHDDELDAPTTRDDLAALTTGYTPARLENLFDEALVEALRRGSRSMSLRDVHAARLVADVGLGQPVAYTDHEARLIATHEAGHAVVAHVVAPHRRLEVLTIVKRKDALGMLAHNDTEDVFTRSRSELLALIQIAFGGMVAEEVFFGESSTGPSSDLHYATTVAAQMVGAAGMVHSLISLSAGASAGGNLVSQVIADTGARESVETLLAEQKLAARRVLETHRAQVEALRDALLDRHELVGGQILEILGADVVDVRDESVAPTRSGDS